Proteins from a genomic interval of Oncorhynchus clarkii lewisi isolate Uvic-CL-2024 unplaced genomic scaffold, UVic_Ocla_1.0 unplaced_contig_586_pilon_pilon, whole genome shotgun sequence:
- the LOC139402060 gene encoding SUN domain-containing protein 1-like isoform X14 codes for MSRRSLRLQTTGGLYGNDSLADFSSQNHSSGGSSQRESWMVRSRKHQQQSASSSLSLNQSLSLNQSLSLNQSLSLNQTPRKTLSFSTTNTPSTGCTTASDASLLSSILDQSSLRQRSNTTTTTDGYWGSDQDTSLKGRSSRTDHSSTGANGGVNTVSHSHAMVANGYICKDCFIHSERKESLTTYSSSSSSQAASAAAAAASLSSSSSSQAASAAVAAAAISSSSSSASSSSLYSTVKSQRSKTGLLVSVSNTCVHYSRRALTPIVSLMTLLFQNILWLGTRARSHSGKGVLASLLDRARRAVSSSASRVSWLFKQTTLHRMMGYRANGYEGKAHSSYCGSMNVKDHVMGDGHHHFLNGSLCDDCKGKQHLETNTLVHSHIQTSRTLRLLGGLWTLIVYTGYCLLQPGYYVVRAGLALGSAVGSAVRSVAQRLLSVLCLVLGAPGKAARRLLWCLGTGWYQLVSFMSLFNVFFLTRCLPRMWKLLLFLLPFLIFLWLWFWGPSSFLSYLPAINLTEWRSRVVSPFTLSSFILTPALVPTPATPLEQTPTATPGPQAQPVLPPIVTVDTEGLERLERVEHGLTLLWERLKQGDQRQEQHHGDTLAQYTLLREQLDSQTDRDSLGLWVSGLLEHRITLLRGELEQQEASHRAQTEEQRVQQQQSQETRLAELEGLLQVLATKTEAVQQKQKQRKEETEETATPAPASVPVSVGVGPEAPAALLAEVQRLEGELGRIRGDLQGVMGCQGKCEQLNTIQETVSAQVRRELQALFYGSDDQTHQGEPDIPEGLLQWLSSRYVSGADLQTLLTNLELSILRNVSLQLEQSRAEARTEAEARAAVITTQTQAITQSVQHTAVGEGLSEEQVQLIVQNALKLYSQDRTGLVDYALESGGGSILSTRCSETYETKTALMSLFSVPLWYFSQSPRVAIQPDVYPGNCWAFKGSHGYLVIRLSLRILPTAFCLEHIPKALSPTGNIASAPRNFTVYGLDDEYQEEGKLLGQYTYQEDGDSMQNFPVMEKNERAFQIIEVRVLTNWGHPEYTCLYRFRVHGEPRIQ; via the exons ATGTCGCGGCGGAGCCTGCGTCTGCAGACCACTGGCGGTCTCTATGGCAACgacagcctggctgacttctccTCCCAGAACCACAGCAGCGGAGGgtccagtcagagagagtcaTG gATGGTGAGGAGCAGAAAGCATCAGCAGCAGTCTGCCTCCAGCTCCCTGTCCCTGAACCAGTCCCTGTCCCTGAACCAGTCCCTGTCCCTGAACCAGTCCCTGTCCCTGAACCAGACGCCACGCAagaccctctccttctccactaccAACACTCCCTCTACGGGCTGCACCACTGCCAGCGATGCCTCCCTGCTATCCTCCATCCTGGACCAGTCCAGCCTCCGTCAGCGATCcaacaccactactaccacagacGGCTACTGGG GTTCAGATCAGGATACCAGTCTGAAAG GGAGGAGTTCAAGGACGGACCACAGCTCAACGGGTGCGAACGGCGGCGTCAACACTGTGTCGCACAGCCACGCCATGGTCGCCAACGGTTACATCTGTAAAGACTGTTTCATACACTCTGAGAGGAAAGAATCTCTCACCAcatactcctcctcttcctcgtctcaG GCTGCCTCTGCAGCAGCAGCTGCCGCCTCCCTTTCATCCTCTTCCTCGTCTCAGGCTGCCTCTGCTGCAGTAGCTGCTGCCGCcatctcatcatcatcatcatcagcctcATCCTCCAGTTTATACAGCACGGTCAAGAGTCAGAGGAGCAAGACAG GTCTCCTGGTGTCAGTCTCTAACACGTGTGTCCACTACAGCAGACGAGCCCTGACCCCCATAGTGTCCCTGATGACACTGCTCTTCCAGAACATTCTGTGGCTGGGCACAAGAGCCAGGAGCCACTCAGGCAAAG GTGTCCTGGCGTCCCTATTAGACAGGGCCAGACGGGCTGTCTCCTCCAGCGCGTCCCGTGTCTCTTGGCTCTTTAAGCAGACCACTCTCCACAGGATGATGGGCTACAGGGCCAACGGCTACGAAGGCAAAG CTCACTCCAGTTACTGTGGGAGCATGAATGTAAAAGACCACGTGATGGGAGACGGACACCACCACTTTTTAAATGGCTCGTTGT GTGACGACTGTAAAGGGAAGCAGCACCTGGAGACCAACACACTGGTCCACAGTCACATACAGACCTCCAGAACTCTCCGTCTACTGGGGGGTCTGTGGACCCTTATAGTTTACACAG GCTACTGTCTGCTCCAGCCAGGTTACTATGTAGTGAGGGCAGGCCTGGCGCTGGGGTCAGCAGTGGGGTCAGCAGTACGGTCAGTGGCTCAGAGACTGCTGTCAGTGCTGTGTCTAGTCCTGGGAGCTCCAG GTAAAGCAGCCAGGCGGTTGTTGTGGTGTCTGGGGACAGGCTGGTACCAGCTGGTGTCTTTCATGTCTCTGTTCAACGTCTTCTTCCTGACCCG gTGCCTGCCCAGAATGTGgaagctcctcctcttcctccttcccttcctgaTATTCCTGT ggttgtGGTTCTGGGGTCCGTCCAGTTTCCTCTCCTACCTTCCAGCCATAAACCTGACAGAGTGGCGCTCCAGAGTGGTGTCCCCCTTCACCCTCTCATCGTTTATCCTGACCCCTGCCCTTGTTCCCACCCCCGCCACACCACTGGAGCAGACCCCCACAGCAACCCCCGGCCCACAGGCACAG CCAGTCCTTCCCCCCATAGTCACCGTGGACACAGAGGGCCTGGAGCGTCTGGAGCGGGTAGAGCATGGTCTGACCCTGCTGTGGGAGCGGTTGAAGCAGGGGGACCAGAGGCAGGAGCAGCATCACGGGGACACCCTGGCCCAGTACACCCTCCTGAGGGAGCAGctggacagccagacagacagagacagcctgggtctctgggtctctgGTTTGCTGGAGCACAGGATCACCCTGCTGAGAGGAGAGCTGGAGCAGCAGGAGGCCTCACACAGGGCACAG ACTGAAGAGCAGAGGGTTCAGCAGCAGCAGAGTCAGGAGACACGGCTAGCTGAGCTGGAGGGGCTGCTGCAGGTCCTCGCTACTAAAACTGAG GCGGtgcaacagaaacagaaacagcggaaggaggagacagaggagacagccaCACCAGCCCCTGCCTCTGTCCCTGTCAG TGTGGGTGTGGGCCCGGAGGCCCCTGCTGCTTTGCTGGCGGAGGTGCAGAGGCTGGAGGGGGAGTTGGGTCGGATCAGGGGCGACCTGCAGGGGGTGATGGGATGTCAGGGGAAATGTGAGCAGCTGAACACAATCCAGGAAACG GTGTCCGCCCAGGTGAGGCGGGAGCTGCAGGCCCTGTTCTACGGCTCTGACGACCAGACCCACCAGGGAGAACCCGACATCCCCGAAGGACTCCTCCAGTGGCTGTCGTCGCGCTACGTGAGCGGGGCCGACCTGCAGACCCTCCTGACCAACCTGGAGCTCAGCATTCTGAGGAACGTGTCGCTGCAGCTGGAGCAGAGCAGGGCCGAGGCCCGGACGGAGGCTGAGGCCAGGGCTGCAGTCATCACCACCCAGACCCAGGCTATTACACAGAGTGTCCAACACACCGCCGTGGGCGAGGGACTGTCTGAGGAG cAAGTGCAGCTGATCGTCCAGAATGCCCTGAAACTCTACTCCCAGGATAGGACGGGCCTAGTGGACTACGCCCTGGAGTCTGGAG GCGGTAGCATCCTAAGCACGCGCTGCTCGGAGACGTACGAGACAAAGACGGCCCTCATGAGTCTGTTCAGCGTGCCCCTCTGGTACTTCTCCCAGTCGCCTCGCGTCGCCATCCAG CCTGATGTGTATCCAGGGAACTGCTGGGCGTTTAAAGGTTCTCATGGTTACCTGGTCATCCGGTTGTCCCTGAGGATCCTCCCCACAGCCTTCTGTCTGGAGCACATCCCCAAGGCCCTGTCCCCTACCGGCAACATCGCCAGCGCCCCGCGCAACTTCACTGTCtat GGTCTGGATGATgagtatcaggaggagggaaaGCTGTTGGGTCAATACACCTACCAGGAGGACGGAGACTCAATGCAGAACTTCCCTGTCATG GAGAAGAACGAAAGGGCCTTCCAGATCATCGAGGTGCGGGTGCTGACCAACTGGGGTCACCCCGAGTACACCTGCCTCTACCGCTTCAGAGTCCACGGAGAACCACGCATCCAGTGA
- the LOC139402060 gene encoding SUN domain-containing protein 1-like isoform X11 produces the protein MSRRSLRLQTTGGLYGNDSLADFSSQNHSSGGSSQRESWMVRSRKHQQQSASSSLSLNQSLSLNQSLSLNQSLSLNQTPRKTLSFSTTNTPSTGCTTASDASLLSSILDQSSLRQRSNTTTTTDGYWGSDQDTSLKGRSSRTDHSSTGANGGVNTVSHSHAMVANGYICKDCFIHSERKESLTTYSSSSSSQAASAAAAAATFSSSSSQAASAAAAAASLSSSSSSQAASAAVAAAAISSSSSSASSSSLYSTVKSQRSKTGLLVSVSNTCVHYSRRALTPIVSLMTLLFQNILWLGTRARSHSGKGVLASLLDRARRAVSSSASRVSWLFKQTTLHRMMGYRANGYEGKAHSSYCGSMNVKDHVMGDGHHHFLNGSLCDDCKGKQHLETNTLVHSHIQTSRTLRLLGGLWTLIVYTGYCLLQPGYYVVRAGLALGSAVGSAVRSVAQRLLSVLCLVLGAPGKAARRLLWCLGTGWYQLVSFMSLFNVFFLTRCLPRMWKLLLFLLPFLIFLWLWFWGPSSFLSYLPAINLTEWRSRVVSPFTLSSFILTPALVPTPATPLEQTPTATPGPQAQPVLPPIVTVDTEGLERLERVEHGLTLLWERLKQGDQRQEQHHGDTLAQYTLLREQLDSQTDRDSLGLWVSGLLEHRITLLRGELEQQEASHRAQTEEQRVQQQQSQETRLAELEGLLQVLATKTEAVQQKQKQRKEETEETATPAPASVPVSVGVGPEAPAALLAEVQRLEGELGRIRGDLQGVMGCQGKCEQLNTIQETVSAQVSAQVRRELQALFYGSDDQTHQGEPDIPEGLLQWLSSRYVSGADLQTLLTNLELSILRNVSLQLEQSRAEARTEAEARAAVITTQTQAITQSVQHTAVGEGLSEEQVQLIVQNALKLYSQDRTGLVDYALESGGGSILSTRCSETYETKTALMSLFSVPLWYFSQSPRVAIQPDVYPGNCWAFKGSHGYLVIRLSLRILPTAFCLEHIPKALSPTGNIASAPRNFTVYGLDDEYQEEGKLLGQYTYQEDGDSMQNFPVMEKNERAFQIIEVRVLTNWGHPEYTCLYRFRVHGEPRIQ, from the exons ATGTCGCGGCGGAGCCTGCGTCTGCAGACCACTGGCGGTCTCTATGGCAACgacagcctggctgacttctccTCCCAGAACCACAGCAGCGGAGGgtccagtcagagagagtcaTG gATGGTGAGGAGCAGAAAGCATCAGCAGCAGTCTGCCTCCAGCTCCCTGTCCCTGAACCAGTCCCTGTCCCTGAACCAGTCCCTGTCCCTGAACCAGTCCCTGTCCCTGAACCAGACGCCACGCAagaccctctccttctccactaccAACACTCCCTCTACGGGCTGCACCACTGCCAGCGATGCCTCCCTGCTATCCTCCATCCTGGACCAGTCCAGCCTCCGTCAGCGATCcaacaccactactaccacagacGGCTACTGGG GTTCAGATCAGGATACCAGTCTGAAAG GGAGGAGTTCAAGGACGGACCACAGCTCAACGGGTGCGAACGGCGGCGTCAACACTGTGTCGCACAGCCACGCCATGGTCGCCAACGGTTACATCTGTAAAGACTGTTTCATACACTCTGAGAGGAAAGAATCTCTCACCAcatactcctcctcttcctcgtctcaGGCTGCCTCTGCAGCAGCAGCTGCCGccaccttctcctcttcctcgtctCAGGCTGCCTCTGCAGCAGCAGCTGCCGCCTCCCTTTCATCCTCTTCCTCGTCTCAGGCTGCCTCTGCTGCAGTAGCTGCTGCCGCcatctcatcatcatcatcatcagcctcATCCTCCAGTTTATACAGCACGGTCAAGAGTCAGAGGAGCAAGACAG GTCTCCTGGTGTCAGTCTCTAACACGTGTGTCCACTACAGCAGACGAGCCCTGACCCCCATAGTGTCCCTGATGACACTGCTCTTCCAGAACATTCTGTGGCTGGGCACAAGAGCCAGGAGCCACTCAGGCAAAG GTGTCCTGGCGTCCCTATTAGACAGGGCCAGACGGGCTGTCTCCTCCAGCGCGTCCCGTGTCTCTTGGCTCTTTAAGCAGACCACTCTCCACAGGATGATGGGCTACAGGGCCAACGGCTACGAAGGCAAAG CTCACTCCAGTTACTGTGGGAGCATGAATGTAAAAGACCACGTGATGGGAGACGGACACCACCACTTTTTAAATGGCTCGTTGT GTGACGACTGTAAAGGGAAGCAGCACCTGGAGACCAACACACTGGTCCACAGTCACATACAGACCTCCAGAACTCTCCGTCTACTGGGGGGTCTGTGGACCCTTATAGTTTACACAG GCTACTGTCTGCTCCAGCCAGGTTACTATGTAGTGAGGGCAGGCCTGGCGCTGGGGTCAGCAGTGGGGTCAGCAGTACGGTCAGTGGCTCAGAGACTGCTGTCAGTGCTGTGTCTAGTCCTGGGAGCTCCAG GTAAAGCAGCCAGGCGGTTGTTGTGGTGTCTGGGGACAGGCTGGTACCAGCTGGTGTCTTTCATGTCTCTGTTCAACGTCTTCTTCCTGACCCG gTGCCTGCCCAGAATGTGgaagctcctcctcttcctccttcccttcctgaTATTCCTGT ggttgtGGTTCTGGGGTCCGTCCAGTTTCCTCTCCTACCTTCCAGCCATAAACCTGACAGAGTGGCGCTCCAGAGTGGTGTCCCCCTTCACCCTCTCATCGTTTATCCTGACCCCTGCCCTTGTTCCCACCCCCGCCACACCACTGGAGCAGACCCCCACAGCAACCCCCGGCCCACAGGCACAG CCAGTCCTTCCCCCCATAGTCACCGTGGACACAGAGGGCCTGGAGCGTCTGGAGCGGGTAGAGCATGGTCTGACCCTGCTGTGGGAGCGGTTGAAGCAGGGGGACCAGAGGCAGGAGCAGCATCACGGGGACACCCTGGCCCAGTACACCCTCCTGAGGGAGCAGctggacagccagacagacagagacagcctgggtctctgggtctctgGTTTGCTGGAGCACAGGATCACCCTGCTGAGAGGAGAGCTGGAGCAGCAGGAGGCCTCACACAGGGCACAG ACTGAAGAGCAGAGGGTTCAGCAGCAGCAGAGTCAGGAGACACGGCTAGCTGAGCTGGAGGGGCTGCTGCAGGTCCTCGCTACTAAAACTGAG GCGGtgcaacagaaacagaaacagcggaaggaggagacagaggagacagccaCACCAGCCCCTGCCTCTGTCCCTGTCAG TGTGGGTGTGGGCCCGGAGGCCCCTGCTGCTTTGCTGGCGGAGGTGCAGAGGCTGGAGGGGGAGTTGGGTCGGATCAGGGGCGACCTGCAGGGGGTGATGGGATGTCAGGGGAAATGTGAGCAGCTGAACACAATCCAGGAAACG gTGTCCGCCCAGGTGTCCGCCCAGGTGAGGCGGGAGCTGCAGGCCCTGTTCTACGGCTCTGACGACCAGACCCACCAGGGAGAACCCGACATCCCCGAAGGACTCCTCCAGTGGCTGTCGTCGCGCTACGTGAGCGGGGCCGACCTGCAGACCCTCCTGACCAACCTGGAGCTCAGCATTCTGAGGAACGTGTCGCTGCAGCTGGAGCAGAGCAGGGCCGAGGCCCGGACGGAGGCTGAGGCCAGGGCTGCAGTCATCACCACCCAGACCCAGGCTATTACACAGAGTGTCCAACACACCGCCGTGGGCGAGGGACTGTCTGAGGAG cAAGTGCAGCTGATCGTCCAGAATGCCCTGAAACTCTACTCCCAGGATAGGACGGGCCTAGTGGACTACGCCCTGGAGTCTGGAG GCGGTAGCATCCTAAGCACGCGCTGCTCGGAGACGTACGAGACAAAGACGGCCCTCATGAGTCTGTTCAGCGTGCCCCTCTGGTACTTCTCCCAGTCGCCTCGCGTCGCCATCCAG CCTGATGTGTATCCAGGGAACTGCTGGGCGTTTAAAGGTTCTCATGGTTACCTGGTCATCCGGTTGTCCCTGAGGATCCTCCCCACAGCCTTCTGTCTGGAGCACATCCCCAAGGCCCTGTCCCCTACCGGCAACATCGCCAGCGCCCCGCGCAACTTCACTGTCtat GGTCTGGATGATgagtatcaggaggagggaaaGCTGTTGGGTCAATACACCTACCAGGAGGACGGAGACTCAATGCAGAACTTCCCTGTCATG GAGAAGAACGAAAGGGCCTTCCAGATCATCGAGGTGCGGGTGCTGACCAACTGGGGTCACCCCGAGTACACCTGCCTCTACCGCTTCAGAGTCCACGGAGAACCACGCATCCAGTGA
- the LOC139402060 gene encoding SUN domain-containing protein 1-like isoform X12, with protein sequence MSRRSLRLQTTGGLYGNDSLADFSSQNHSSGGSSQRESWMVRSRKHQQQSASSSLSLNQSLSLNQSLSLNQSLSLNQTPRKTLSFSTTNTPSTGCTTASDASLLSSILDQSSLRQRSNTTTTTDGYWGSDQDTSLKGRSSRTDHSSTGANGGVNTVSHSHAMVANGYICKDCFIHSERKESLTTYSSSSSSQAASAAAAAATFSSSSSQAASAAAAAASLSSSSSSQAASAAVAAAAISSSSSSASSSSLYSTVKSQRSKTGLLVSVSNTCVHYSRRALTPIVSLMTLLFQNILWLGTRARSHSGKGVLASLLDRARRAVSSSASRVSWLFKQTTLHRMMGYRANGYEGKAHSSYCGSMNVKDHVMGDGHHHFLNGSLCDDCKGKQHLETNTLVHSHIQTSRTLRLLGGLWTLIVYTGYCLLQPGYYVVRAGLALGSAVGSAVRSVAQRLLSVLCLVLGAPGKAARRLLWCLGTGWYQLVSFMSLFNVFFLTRCLPRMWKLLLFLLPFLIFLWLWFWGPSSFLSYLPAINLTEWRSRVVSPFTLSSFILTPALVPTPATPLEQTPTATPGPQAQPVLPPIVTVDTEGLERLERVEHGLTLLWERLKQGDQRQEQHHGDTLAQYTLLREQLDSQTDRDSLGLWVSGLLEHRITLLRGELEQQEASHRAQTEEQRVQQQQSQETRLAELEGLLQVLATKTEAVQQKQKQRKEETEETATPAPASVPVSVGVGPEAPAALLAEVQRLEGELGRIRGDLQGVMGCQGKCEQLNTIQETVSAQVRRELQALFYGSDDQTHQGEPDIPEGLLQWLSSRYVSGADLQTLLTNLELSILRNVSLQLEQSRAEARTEAEARAAVITTQTQAITQSVQHTAVGEGLSEEQVQLIVQNALKLYSQDRTGLVDYALESGGGSILSTRCSETYETKTALMSLFSVPLWYFSQSPRVAIQPDVYPGNCWAFKGSHGYLVIRLSLRILPTAFCLEHIPKALSPTGNIASAPRNFTVYGLDDEYQEEGKLLGQYTYQEDGDSMQNFPVMEKNERAFQIIEVRVLTNWGHPEYTCLYRFRVHGEPRIQ encoded by the exons ATGTCGCGGCGGAGCCTGCGTCTGCAGACCACTGGCGGTCTCTATGGCAACgacagcctggctgacttctccTCCCAGAACCACAGCAGCGGAGGgtccagtcagagagagtcaTG gATGGTGAGGAGCAGAAAGCATCAGCAGCAGTCTGCCTCCAGCTCCCTGTCCCTGAACCAGTCCCTGTCCCTGAACCAGTCCCTGTCCCTGAACCAGTCCCTGTCCCTGAACCAGACGCCACGCAagaccctctccttctccactaccAACACTCCCTCTACGGGCTGCACCACTGCCAGCGATGCCTCCCTGCTATCCTCCATCCTGGACCAGTCCAGCCTCCGTCAGCGATCcaacaccactactaccacagacGGCTACTGGG GTTCAGATCAGGATACCAGTCTGAAAG GGAGGAGTTCAAGGACGGACCACAGCTCAACGGGTGCGAACGGCGGCGTCAACACTGTGTCGCACAGCCACGCCATGGTCGCCAACGGTTACATCTGTAAAGACTGTTTCATACACTCTGAGAGGAAAGAATCTCTCACCAcatactcctcctcttcctcgtctcaGGCTGCCTCTGCAGCAGCAGCTGCCGccaccttctcctcttcctcgtctCAGGCTGCCTCTGCAGCAGCAGCTGCCGCCTCCCTTTCATCCTCTTCCTCGTCTCAGGCTGCCTCTGCTGCAGTAGCTGCTGCCGCcatctcatcatcatcatcatcagcctcATCCTCCAGTTTATACAGCACGGTCAAGAGTCAGAGGAGCAAGACAG GTCTCCTGGTGTCAGTCTCTAACACGTGTGTCCACTACAGCAGACGAGCCCTGACCCCCATAGTGTCCCTGATGACACTGCTCTTCCAGAACATTCTGTGGCTGGGCACAAGAGCCAGGAGCCACTCAGGCAAAG GTGTCCTGGCGTCCCTATTAGACAGGGCCAGACGGGCTGTCTCCTCCAGCGCGTCCCGTGTCTCTTGGCTCTTTAAGCAGACCACTCTCCACAGGATGATGGGCTACAGGGCCAACGGCTACGAAGGCAAAG CTCACTCCAGTTACTGTGGGAGCATGAATGTAAAAGACCACGTGATGGGAGACGGACACCACCACTTTTTAAATGGCTCGTTGT GTGACGACTGTAAAGGGAAGCAGCACCTGGAGACCAACACACTGGTCCACAGTCACATACAGACCTCCAGAACTCTCCGTCTACTGGGGGGTCTGTGGACCCTTATAGTTTACACAG GCTACTGTCTGCTCCAGCCAGGTTACTATGTAGTGAGGGCAGGCCTGGCGCTGGGGTCAGCAGTGGGGTCAGCAGTACGGTCAGTGGCTCAGAGACTGCTGTCAGTGCTGTGTCTAGTCCTGGGAGCTCCAG GTAAAGCAGCCAGGCGGTTGTTGTGGTGTCTGGGGACAGGCTGGTACCAGCTGGTGTCTTTCATGTCTCTGTTCAACGTCTTCTTCCTGACCCG gTGCCTGCCCAGAATGTGgaagctcctcctcttcctccttcccttcctgaTATTCCTGT ggttgtGGTTCTGGGGTCCGTCCAGTTTCCTCTCCTACCTTCCAGCCATAAACCTGACAGAGTGGCGCTCCAGAGTGGTGTCCCCCTTCACCCTCTCATCGTTTATCCTGACCCCTGCCCTTGTTCCCACCCCCGCCACACCACTGGAGCAGACCCCCACAGCAACCCCCGGCCCACAGGCACAG CCAGTCCTTCCCCCCATAGTCACCGTGGACACAGAGGGCCTGGAGCGTCTGGAGCGGGTAGAGCATGGTCTGACCCTGCTGTGGGAGCGGTTGAAGCAGGGGGACCAGAGGCAGGAGCAGCATCACGGGGACACCCTGGCCCAGTACACCCTCCTGAGGGAGCAGctggacagccagacagacagagacagcctgggtctctgggtctctgGTTTGCTGGAGCACAGGATCACCCTGCTGAGAGGAGAGCTGGAGCAGCAGGAGGCCTCACACAGGGCACAG ACTGAAGAGCAGAGGGTTCAGCAGCAGCAGAGTCAGGAGACACGGCTAGCTGAGCTGGAGGGGCTGCTGCAGGTCCTCGCTACTAAAACTGAG GCGGtgcaacagaaacagaaacagcggaaggaggagacagaggagacagccaCACCAGCCCCTGCCTCTGTCCCTGTCAG TGTGGGTGTGGGCCCGGAGGCCCCTGCTGCTTTGCTGGCGGAGGTGCAGAGGCTGGAGGGGGAGTTGGGTCGGATCAGGGGCGACCTGCAGGGGGTGATGGGATGTCAGGGGAAATGTGAGCAGCTGAACACAATCCAGGAAACG GTGTCCGCCCAGGTGAGGCGGGAGCTGCAGGCCCTGTTCTACGGCTCTGACGACCAGACCCACCAGGGAGAACCCGACATCCCCGAAGGACTCCTCCAGTGGCTGTCGTCGCGCTACGTGAGCGGGGCCGACCTGCAGACCCTCCTGACCAACCTGGAGCTCAGCATTCTGAGGAACGTGTCGCTGCAGCTGGAGCAGAGCAGGGCCGAGGCCCGGACGGAGGCTGAGGCCAGGGCTGCAGTCATCACCACCCAGACCCAGGCTATTACACAGAGTGTCCAACACACCGCCGTGGGCGAGGGACTGTCTGAGGAG cAAGTGCAGCTGATCGTCCAGAATGCCCTGAAACTCTACTCCCAGGATAGGACGGGCCTAGTGGACTACGCCCTGGAGTCTGGAG GCGGTAGCATCCTAAGCACGCGCTGCTCGGAGACGTACGAGACAAAGACGGCCCTCATGAGTCTGTTCAGCGTGCCCCTCTGGTACTTCTCCCAGTCGCCTCGCGTCGCCATCCAG CCTGATGTGTATCCAGGGAACTGCTGGGCGTTTAAAGGTTCTCATGGTTACCTGGTCATCCGGTTGTCCCTGAGGATCCTCCCCACAGCCTTCTGTCTGGAGCACATCCCCAAGGCCCTGTCCCCTACCGGCAACATCGCCAGCGCCCCGCGCAACTTCACTGTCtat GGTCTGGATGATgagtatcaggaggagggaaaGCTGTTGGGTCAATACACCTACCAGGAGGACGGAGACTCAATGCAGAACTTCCCTGTCATG GAGAAGAACGAAAGGGCCTTCCAGATCATCGAGGTGCGGGTGCTGACCAACTGGGGTCACCCCGAGTACACCTGCCTCTACCGCTTCAGAGTCCACGGAGAACCACGCATCCAGTGA